A single window of Sphingobacterium sp. ML3W DNA harbors:
- the rplC gene encoding 50S ribosomal protein L3: protein MSGIIGKKVGMTSLFDAEGKNIPCTVIQAGPCVVTQIRTEEKDGYAAVQLGFGEAKEKNTTNSLKGHFAKANTTPKRKLVEFKTFPDAKQLGDVVDVTLFEEGEYVDVVGTSKGKGFQGVMKRHGFGGVGGATHGQHNRLRAPGSIGAASWPSRVFKGMRMAGRMGGDKVKVQNLQVLKVYADQNLIVVSGSIPGAKGSYVVVDK from the coding sequence ATGTCAGGTATTATTGGAAAAAAAGTAGGAATGACAAGCCTGTTTGATGCAGAGGGAAAAAACATTCCGTGTACTGTTATTCAAGCTGGTCCGTGCGTGGTTACGCAGATACGTACGGAAGAGAAAGATGGCTACGCTGCTGTTCAACTTGGCTTCGGTGAAGCTAAGGAAAAGAACACAACGAATTCTTTAAAGGGGCACTTTGCAAAAGCAAACACAACGCCTAAGCGTAAGCTGGTAGAGTTTAAAACTTTCCCAGATGCTAAACAACTTGGTGACGTAGTTGACGTTACACTTTTTGAGGAGGGCGAGTACGTTGACGTAGTCGGTACTTCAAAAGGTAAGGGTTTCCAAGGTGTAATGAAACGTCATGGATTTGGTGGTGTAGGTGGTGCGACTCACGGTCAGCACAACAGATTACGTGCGCCAGGTTCAATTGGTGCGGCTTCTTGGCCTTCGCGTGTATTTAAAGGTATGCGTATGGCGGGCCGTATGGGTGGTGATAAAGTTAAAGTTCAAAACTTACAAGTTTTGAAAGTTTACGCTGATCAAAACCTAATCGTTGTTAGTGGTTCCATCCCAGGAGCTAAAGGTTCTTATGTAGTTGTAGACAAATAG
- the rpmC gene encoding 50S ribosomal protein L29 — protein sequence MKNSEILELSTEDLAARLVEEKAALSKLKFAHAVSAIENPNVIKTARRQIARLSTALTTRKAAAKKETASEA from the coding sequence ATGAAAAATTCAGAAATTTTAGAATTATCAACAGAGGATTTAGCTGCTCGTTTAGTAGAAGAGAAAGCTGCCCTTAGCAAATTGAAATTTGCACATGCTGTTTCTGCAATTGAGAACCCTAATGTAATCAAAACGGCTCGTAGACAAATCGCTCGTCTTAGTACGGCGTTGACTACTCGTAAAGCTGCAGCTAAAAAAGAAACAGCCTCTGAGGCATAA
- the rplV gene encoding 50S ribosomal protein L22: MEATKKLKKSVLIRQRKEQEKAQIGGASTAKLLNCPTSPRKMRLVVDLIRGEKVENALYILKHTSKEVAIRVEKLLLSAIKNWEARNEGKSVEDSQLYVKEVSVAGGRQLKRLRPAPQGRGYRIRKRSNHVTLIVDSKSNVEQN, translated from the coding sequence ATGGAAGCAACAAAAAAACTTAAAAAGTCTGTTTTAATAAGACAGCGCAAAGAGCAAGAGAAAGCTCAAATAGGAGGAGCTTCTACTGCCAAATTATTAAATTGCCCTACTTCACCTCGTAAGATGCGTTTAGTAGTGGACTTAATTCGTGGCGAGAAAGTAGAAAATGCTTTATATATTTTAAAGCATACAAGCAAAGAAGTAGCAATCCGTGTAGAGAAATTATTATTATCTGCAATTAAAAACTGGGAGGCTAGAAACGAAGGTAAATCTGTTGAAGATAGTCAATTATACGTTAAAGAAGTATCAGTAGCAGGTGGTCGTCAATTGAAAAGATTACGTCCAGCTCCTCAAGGTCGCGGTTACAGAATTCGTAAGCGTTCAAACCATGTTACTTTGATCGTTGACAGTAAATCTAACGTTGAACAAAACTAA
- a CDS encoding DUF2264 domain-containing protein gives MKRRLLLKLLGGAGMGTLATSLPIDAKAESQHEMKESVTENDRSYWVAILTKIASPILSNISIQQWRKNMPMEVSPTFDNRDSGVGYLEAFGRLLAGMAPWLALSDDDSDEGKLRERLRKQALLGIKYGVDPISPDYFTWRGASSQTLVDAAHLALAFLRAPKALWEPLDELTKKRVVEEFKLLRKIKPNESNWLLFAAMTETFLYSINEDCVREKIDYAVNKFDQEWYVGDGWYSDGARFSFDHYNGYVIHNMQVEALRHNRCAGEKYKEMFDRAYKRMQRYAHHLERMISPEGHYLVVGRSSTYKNAAFQPLAAVALENRLPEDISKGQVRAALTAVLKHIFIDKTFSPSGWLRMGVVGDRQENLADYYTNAGSMYVVSLSFLPLGLPDDDEFWTCAAEKWTSQKAWGAEQFPKDYYVAY, from the coding sequence ATGAAAAGAAGATTATTATTGAAGTTATTGGGCGGGGCAGGTATGGGTACTTTGGCTACATCGTTGCCAATAGATGCGAAGGCTGAATCTCAACATGAGATGAAGGAATCGGTTACCGAGAATGATCGTTCCTATTGGGTTGCAATATTAACGAAGATAGCCTCGCCAATCTTGAGTAATATCAGTATACAACAGTGGAGAAAGAACATGCCAATGGAAGTTAGTCCAACATTTGATAATAGAGATTCGGGTGTGGGATATCTGGAAGCTTTTGGGAGGCTGTTGGCAGGAATGGCACCTTGGCTTGCCCTTTCTGATGATGACTCTGATGAGGGGAAGCTTCGTGAGCGATTACGAAAGCAGGCTTTATTAGGAATTAAATATGGAGTCGATCCGATATCACCAGATTATTTCACTTGGAGAGGGGCTTCGTCTCAAACCTTGGTAGATGCGGCACATCTTGCTTTGGCTTTTCTACGTGCGCCAAAAGCACTATGGGAACCGTTGGATGAATTGACTAAGAAAAGAGTTGTAGAAGAATTTAAGTTATTGCGCAAAATTAAACCCAACGAAAGTAATTGGCTTCTATTTGCGGCAATGACAGAGACATTCTTGTATAGTATAAACGAAGATTGCGTGCGAGAGAAGATCGATTACGCTGTCAATAAGTTTGATCAAGAATGGTATGTTGGAGATGGATGGTATAGTGATGGAGCTCGTTTTAGCTTTGATCATTATAATGGTTACGTTATACACAATATGCAGGTTGAAGCACTTCGGCATAATAGATGTGCAGGTGAGAAATATAAAGAGATGTTTGATAGGGCTTATAAACGTATGCAACGTTATGCTCATCATTTGGAACGAATGATTTCTCCGGAGGGACATTACTTGGTCGTGGGCAGATCGTCAACTTATAAAAATGCAGCTTTTCAACCTTTGGCCGCTGTTGCATTGGAAAACAGATTGCCAGAGGATATTTCTAAAGGTCAAGTAAGAGCAGCTCTTACCGCTGTGCTTAAGCATATTTTTATTGATAAAACATTTTCACCATCAGGATGGCTTCGAATGGGGGTCGTGGGGGATCGTCAAGAAAATTTAGCAGATTATTATACTAATGCTGGCTCTATGTATGTGGTTTCGTTATCTTTTTTGCCTTTAGGCCTACCTGATGATGATGAATTTTGGACATGCGCTGCTGAGAAATGGACATCGCAGAAAGCATGGGGAGCAGAACAATTTCCGAAAGATTATTATGTCGCATATTAA
- the rplD gene encoding 50S ribosomal protein L4: MEVKVLNLSGKETGAKVQLPESVFGLEPNDHAIYLDVKQYLANQRQGTHKSKQRNEIAGSTRKLHKQKGTGGARAGSIKSPLFNGGGRVFGPQPRDYSFKLNKKLKQVARKSALSYKAIDNNVVVLDEVKFDSIQTKNYVAFVNALNVADEKTLLVLSAQDNIVYLSSRNLKKAKVTTVDQLNTYDVLNAGKLLFTTGSLKTLEEALAK, from the coding sequence ATGGAAGTTAAAGTTTTAAATTTATCAGGTAAAGAAACAGGTGCCAAGGTGCAACTTCCTGAGTCGGTATTTGGGTTAGAGCCTAACGATCATGCGATCTATTTGGACGTGAAGCAGTACTTAGCGAATCAACGCCAAGGAACTCACAAATCTAAACAACGAAATGAAATTGCGGGTTCGACTCGTAAATTACACAAACAAAAAGGTACTGGTGGTGCTCGTGCGGGTTCTATCAAATCTCCATTGTTTAATGGTGGTGGCCGTGTATTCGGTCCTCAACCTCGTGATTACAGTTTCAAATTGAATAAAAAATTGAAACAAGTAGCACGTAAATCAGCGTTAAGCTACAAAGCAATTGATAACAACGTGGTAGTATTGGATGAAGTTAAATTTGACTCAATCCAAACTAAAAACTATGTTGCTTTCGTAAATGCTTTAAATGTAGCAGATGAGAAAACTTTATTGGTTTTATCAGCGCAAGATAATATCGTTTATTTATCAAGCAGAAACTTGAAAAAAGCAAAAGTAACAACTGTAGATCAATTGAATACATATGATGTATTAAATGCAGGTAAGTTATTATTTACTACAGGTTCGCTTAAAACTTTGGAGGAGGCATTAGCTAAGTAA
- the rpsC gene encoding 30S ribosomal protein S3 encodes MGQKANPIGSRLGIIKGWDSNWFGGKNYADKLVEDEKIRKYLSVRIAKGGVAKVVIERTLKRITVTIHTARPGIVIGKGGQEVDKIKEELKKITKKDVQINIFEIKRPELDAKLVAEGIAKQLEARISFRRAMKTTIASTMRMGAEGIKVMCSGRLGGAEMARSEQYKEGRTPLHTLRADIDYALAEALTTYGKIGIKVWICKGEVYGKRDLSPNLGQASGVKTRGGNEGGADRRDNRKGGRGGDRRGGNNNRGGNNRGAKRD; translated from the coding sequence ATGGGACAAAAAGCAAATCCAATAGGTAGCAGATTAGGAATCATCAAAGGTTGGGATTCTAATTGGTTCGGAGGAAAAAACTATGCCGATAAATTAGTAGAAGACGAAAAGATTAGAAAATATCTTTCTGTTCGTATAGCAAAAGGTGGTGTAGCAAAAGTTGTTATTGAAAGAACTTTAAAACGTATCACAGTAACTATCCATACAGCCAGACCTGGTATCGTTATCGGTAAAGGTGGTCAAGAAGTTGATAAAATCAAGGAAGAGTTAAAGAAAATCACTAAAAAAGATGTTCAAATTAACATTTTCGAGATTAAACGCCCTGAGTTAGACGCTAAATTAGTGGCTGAAGGTATCGCTAAGCAATTAGAAGCTCGTATTTCATTCCGTCGTGCAATGAAAACTACGATTGCATCTACGATGCGTATGGGTGCTGAAGGTATTAAAGTAATGTGTTCTGGTCGTTTAGGTGGTGCTGAAATGGCACGCTCTGAGCAATACAAAGAAGGAAGAACTCCTTTACACACATTGCGTGCTGATATCGATTATGCATTAGCTGAAGCATTAACTACTTACGGTAAAATCGGTATCAAAGTTTGGATCTGTAAAGGTGAGGTTTACGGTAAACGTGACTTATCTCCAAACCTTGGTCAAGCTTCTGGTGTGAAAACACGTGGTGGAAACGAAGGTGGTGCTGATCGTCGTGACAACCGTAAAGGTGGTCGTGGTGGTGATCGTCGCGGTGGAAACAACAATCGTGGTGGAAACAACCGTGGTGCAAAAAGAGATTAA
- the rplB gene encoding 50S ribosomal protein L2 → MAVKRFKPVTPGTRFRVGADYSDVTTNVPEKTLVVGSNKRSGGRNKSGKMTMRYIGGGHKKVYRLIDFKRDKKDIPATVATIEYDPNRTARIALLHYVDGEKRYIIAPAGLKVGMTVVAGEKVAPEVGNTIPLANIPLGSIIHNIELNPGQGGSIARSAGTYAQLSARDGKYAIIKLPSSETRMILLTCVATIGSVSNHDRKIEVLGKAGRNRWLGRRPRVRGVAMNPVDHPMGGGEGRTSGGQPRSRTGVLAKGFKTRDKKKTSNRYIIERRKK, encoded by the coding sequence ATGGCAGTTAAAAGATTCAAACCGGTAACCCCTGGTACTCGTTTCAGAGTAGGCGCTGACTATTCTGACGTAACAACTAATGTTCCTGAAAAAACGTTAGTAGTTGGAAGCAACAAAAGATCGGGCGGTCGTAATAAATCCGGTAAAATGACTATGCGTTACATCGGTGGGGGACACAAGAAAGTTTACCGATTAATAGATTTCAAACGCGATAAAAAAGATATCCCTGCAACAGTAGCTACAATTGAGTACGATCCAAACCGTACAGCACGTATTGCATTATTGCATTATGTTGATGGTGAGAAACGTTACATCATTGCTCCAGCTGGTTTAAAAGTTGGAATGACAGTAGTTGCAGGAGAAAAAGTTGCCCCTGAAGTAGGTAATACAATACCATTAGCAAACATTCCATTGGGATCTATCATCCACAACATCGAATTGAACCCTGGTCAAGGTGGTTCAATCGCTCGTTCGGCTGGTACTTATGCCCAATTGTCTGCTCGTGACGGTAAATATGCTATTATCAAATTACCTTCAAGTGAGACACGTATGATCTTATTGACTTGCGTTGCTACAATCGGTTCAGTATCTAACCACGATAGAAAAATCGAAGTGTTAGGTAAGGCTGGTCGTAACCGTTGGTTAGGACGTCGTCCAAGAGTTCGTGGTGTAGCTATGAACCCAGTCGATCACCCTATGGGTGGTGGTGAGGGTCGTACCTCAGGAGGACAACCTCGTTCACGCACAGGTGTTTTAGCTAAAGGCTTCAAAACACGCGACAAGAAGAAAACATCGAATCGTTACATCATTGAGAGAAGGAAAAAATAA
- the rpsN gene encoding 30S ribosomal protein S14, translating to MAKEGLKAREVKRAKLVAKFADKRAALKAAGDYAALDKLPKNASPVRLHNRCRLTGRPKGYMRQFGISRVTFREMALDGKIPGVKKASW from the coding sequence ATGGCTAAGGAAGGATTAAAAGCTCGCGAAGTAAAACGCGCTAAATTAGTAGCTAAATTTGCTGACAAACGTGCTGCGTTAAAAGCTGCTGGTGATTATGCTGCATTAGATAAATTACCTAAGAATGCTTCTCCAGTTCGTTTACACAACCGTTGTAGACTAACAGGACGTCCTAAAGGATATATGCGTCAATTCGGTATCTCTCGTGTTACATTCCGTGAGATGGCATTAGATGGTAAAATCCCGGGGGTTAAAAAAGCTTCTTGGTAA
- the rplE gene encoding 50S ribosomal protein L5, which produces MTYIPRLKVKYAEEIRTALKDKFQYKSVMQVPKLEKIVVSQGVGAATSDKKLIDNALSEMTLITGQQAVSTKSKKDISNFKLRKGMPVGVRVTLRDNNMYEFLDRLIAVSLPRIRDFRGINDKGFDGRGNYNLGITEQIIFPEINIDKINKIQGMDITFVTSAGNDVEALELLKQFGLPFKNQNTNNNG; this is translated from the coding sequence ATGACTTACATACCAAGATTAAAAGTGAAATATGCGGAGGAAATCCGTACAGCACTTAAAGATAAATTCCAGTATAAAAGTGTTATGCAGGTTCCTAAACTTGAGAAAATCGTTGTTTCACAAGGTGTAGGTGCTGCCACTTCAGATAAGAAATTAATTGATAACGCTCTTTCAGAGATGACATTAATTACTGGACAACAAGCTGTTTCAACTAAATCGAAAAAAGATATCTCAAACTTTAAATTGCGTAAAGGTATGCCTGTTGGTGTACGTGTTACTTTACGTGATAATAACATGTATGAGTTCTTAGATCGTTTAATCGCTGTATCACTTCCACGTATTCGTGACTTCCGTGGTATCAACGATAAAGGATTCGATGGAAGAGGTAACTACAACTTAGGTATTACTGAGCAAATCATTTTCCCTGAGATAAACATTGATAAAATCAACAAAATTCAAGGTATGGACATCACTTTCGTGACTAGCGCAGGAAACGATGTTGAGGCTTTAGAATTGTTGAAACAATTCGGTTTACCATTTAAAAATCAAAATACTAATAACAATGGCTAA
- the rpsS gene encoding 30S ribosomal protein S19, which yields MARSIKKGPYIDHNLEGKVLSMNETNKKSVIKTWSRRSMISPDFVGHTFAVHNGNKFIPVYVTENMVGHKLGEFAPTRTFRGHAEKKK from the coding sequence ATGGCTCGTTCAATTAAAAAAGGTCCTTATATCGATCACAACTTAGAAGGAAAAGTTCTTTCTATGAATGAAACTAACAAAAAGTCAGTTATCAAAACTTGGTCTCGTAGATCAATGATTTCTCCTGATTTTGTTGGTCATACCTTTGCAGTGCACAATGGGAATAAATTTATTCCTGTTTATGTAACGGAAAATATGGTAGGTCACAAATTAGGCGAATTCGCTCCTACACGTACATTCAGAGGCCACGCAGAAAAGAAAAAATAA
- the rplW gene encoding 50S ribosomal protein L23 codes for MDIIKKPILTEKASFLTEKLNRYAFKVDHRANKIQIKTAIEAMFGVTVVAVNTAVVAGKAKSRYTKAGFVSGRAPKYKKAVITIKDGETIDFYSTI; via the coding sequence ATGGACATTATTAAAAAACCTATCTTAACTGAGAAAGCTTCATTTTTAACGGAAAAATTAAACCGTTATGCTTTCAAAGTAGATCACAGAGCTAACAAAATTCAGATCAAAACAGCAATTGAGGCTATGTTTGGCGTTACTGTTGTTGCAGTTAACACTGCAGTAGTAGCAGGTAAAGCTAAAAGCCGTTACACAAAAGCGGGTTTCGTATCTGGTAGAGCTCCTAAGTATAAAAAAGCTGTCATTACTATTAAGGACGGCGAAACTATTGACTTTTACAGTACTATATAA
- a CDS encoding glycoside hydrolase family 88 protein, with amino-acid sequence MKMKNQILFVLCSILGIATVNGQVKNLKLTKDFIQKNLDDAAQQIKVLAAETPNEKFPKTFENNKQVFSSSSWWCSGFYPGTLWYLYEGTHDRELLQKVEDKLPFLEKEKNNKGTHDLGFMLFCSFGNGLRLTGDTVKYKHVLVTGAESLASRFNETTKTIRSWDHKPWNYPVIIDNMMNLEFLTQVSKMTGNQKYYDLAVTHAQTTLKNHFRKDYSSYHVIDYNEATGGVIGKKTHQGAFDESAWSRGQGWALYGYTMMYRETKKKEFLNQARHIAKYILNHPALPEDLIPYWDFDKDKIDPSNKMYSKKDLRDVSAATLYASALLELSQYTKGQESILYLTKAETMLTNLSKTPYKSVAGENGGYLLNHSVGALPLNSEVDVPLTYADYYYVEALIRYKRLLEGQSVIFEITM; translated from the coding sequence ATGAAAATGAAAAACCAAATCCTTTTTGTGTTATGTTCAATATTGGGAATAGCAACAGTGAATGGGCAAGTTAAGAATCTGAAATTAACGAAGGACTTTATCCAAAAAAATTTGGATGATGCAGCGCAACAAATTAAAGTGCTCGCAGCAGAGACACCAAATGAAAAATTTCCTAAAACTTTTGAAAATAATAAGCAGGTTTTTTCTTCATCTAGCTGGTGGTGTTCTGGTTTTTATCCCGGTACTTTGTGGTATTTATATGAGGGAACTCATGATCGTGAATTACTTCAAAAAGTGGAAGATAAGTTACCTTTTTTGGAGAAAGAGAAAAATAATAAAGGTACGCATGATTTGGGGTTTATGTTATTTTGTAGTTTCGGTAATGGATTACGGTTAACGGGAGATACGGTAAAATATAAGCACGTCCTAGTAACAGGGGCGGAATCATTAGCTTCACGATTTAATGAGACGACAAAAACAATTCGATCATGGGATCATAAGCCTTGGAATTATCCTGTTATTATTGATAATATGATGAATTTGGAATTTTTGACACAGGTATCGAAGATGACTGGGAATCAGAAATATTATGATTTAGCTGTAACACATGCACAAACAACATTGAAGAATCATTTTAGAAAGGATTATAGTTCTTATCATGTTATTGATTACAATGAAGCTACAGGTGGAGTTATTGGTAAAAAGACTCATCAAGGTGCATTTGATGAATCGGCATGGTCTAGAGGACAAGGTTGGGCCCTGTACGGTTATACAATGATGTATCGTGAAACTAAGAAGAAGGAATTTTTAAATCAAGCAAGACACATAGCCAAATATATTTTAAATCACCCAGCATTACCAGAGGACCTTATACCATATTGGGATTTTGATAAGGATAAAATTGACCCTTCAAATAAGATGTATTCGAAAAAAGATTTGCGTGATGTCTCTGCGGCGACTTTATATGCTTCGGCATTGCTAGAGCTTTCCCAATATACGAAGGGGCAAGAGTCGATACTCTATCTGACTAAAGCAGAGACTATGCTTACCAATTTATCAAAAACACCCTATAAATCTGTAGCTGGTGAAAATGGAGGCTATTTGTTAAATCATAGTGTTGGGGCTTTGCCATTGAATTCGGAAGTTGATGTGCCTTTGACATATGCTGATTATTATTATGTTGAGGCATTAATTAGATATAAAAGGCTATTAGAGGGACAATCTGTTATTTTTGAGATTACCATGTAA
- the rplX gene encoding 50S ribosomal protein L24, whose protein sequence is MAYKKITKTTHKIKIKKGDLVKVIAGNSKGVQGKVLQVLVDADRAIVEGANFIKKHTKPSAATPNGGIIEKEAAIHISNLALIDPKTGAPTRVGRKVNEDGKLVRVAKKSGEEIK, encoded by the coding sequence ATGGCATACAAGAAAATAACAAAAACTACACACAAAATCAAGATTAAAAAAGGTGATTTAGTGAAAGTTATCGCTGGTAACTCTAAAGGTGTTCAAGGAAAAGTATTGCAAGTTTTAGTGGATGCAGATAGAGCCATTGTAGAAGGCGCTAACTTCATTAAGAAACACACTAAACCAAGTGCGGCTACTCCTAATGGTGGTATTATTGAAAAAGAAGCAGCTATTCATATCTCAAACTTAGCTTTAATCGATCCTAAAACAGGAGCTCCTACTCGCGTAGGTCGTAAAGTTAATGAAGATGGTAAACTTGTTCGTGTAGCAAAAAAATCAGGGGAGGAAATTAAATAA
- the rpsQ gene encoding 30S ribosomal protein S17: MERQLRKTRIGLVVSNKMDKSIVVTVERKVKHPIYGKFVKKTTKFKAHDETNTCGIGDTVLIMETRPLSKTKNWRLVEILERAK; encoded by the coding sequence ATGGAAAGACAATTAAGAAAAACAAGAATCGGCTTAGTAGTTAGCAATAAAATGGACAAATCTATCGTAGTAACGGTTGAACGTAAAGTTAAACACCCAATCTATGGTAAGTTCGTGAAAAAAACTACTAAATTTAAAGCTCATGACGAAACTAATACCTGTGGTATCGGCGATACGGTATTAATTATGGAAACTCGTCCGCTGAGTAAGACTAAGAATTGGAGATTAGTAGAAATATTAGAAAGAGCTAAATAA
- the rplP gene encoding 50S ribosomal protein L16 encodes MLQPKRTKFRKMQKGRMKGNASRGAELAFGSFGIKSLEEAWITSRQIEAARIAVTRYMKREGQVWIRIFPDKPVTKKPAEVRMGKGKGAPEYWVAVVRPGRMLFEAEGVPLEIAKEALRLAAQKLPVQTKFVIRRDYVEA; translated from the coding sequence ATGTTACAGCCAAAAAGAACAAAGTTCAGAAAGATGCAGAAAGGACGTATGAAAGGTAACGCTTCTCGTGGAGCAGAGTTAGCTTTCGGTTCATTCGGTATCAAATCATTGGAGGAAGCATGGATCACAAGCCGTCAAATCGAGGCAGCTCGTATTGCAGTGACACGTTACATGAAACGTGAAGGTCAAGTTTGGATCCGTATCTTCCCTGATAAACCCGTAACTAAGAAACCTGCAGAGGTTCGTATGGGTAAAGGTAAGGGAGCTCCAGAATACTGGGTTGCCGTAGTACGCCCAGGCCGTATGTTATTTGAAGCAGAAGGAGTGCCTTTAGAAATTGCTAAAGAAGCTTTACGTCTTGCAGCTCAAAAACTTCCGGTTCAAACTAAGTTTGTTATACGTAGAGATTACGTAGAAGCATAA
- the rplN gene encoding 50S ribosomal protein L14: MVQQESRLNVADNSGAKEVLVIRVLGGTGKRYASIGDKIVVTIKSALPSGNVKKGTVSKAVVVRTKKEIRRKDGSYIRFDDNAAVLLNNNDEPRGTRIFGPVARELREKQFMKIVSLAPEVL; the protein is encoded by the coding sequence ATGGTACAACAGGAATCAAGACTAAATGTTGCTGATAATAGCGGAGCTAAAGAAGTTTTAGTAATCCGTGTGTTAGGTGGCACAGGTAAGCGTTATGCTTCGATAGGTGATAAAATTGTTGTTACCATCAAAAGCGCTTTACCTTCAGGAAACGTAAAAAAAGGTACTGTTTCTAAAGCTGTAGTTGTTAGAACTAAAAAAGAAATCCGTCGTAAAGATGGTTCTTATATTCGTTTTGATGACAATGCTGCAGTATTATTAAATAATAATGATGAACCACGTGGTACACGTATCTTTGGCCCAGTTGCTAGAGAGTTACGTGAAAAACAGTTCATGAAAATTGTATCACTAGCACCGGAGGTTTTATAA
- the rpsH gene encoding 30S ribosomal protein S8, which yields MNTDPIADYLTRVRNAIKANHRVVEIPASNLKKEITKVLFDKGYIANYKFEDDGIQGTIKIALKYNPISKISAIRTLTRVSKPGLRKYASVETMPRVLNGLGIAVLSTSKGVMTDKEARLQNVGGEVLCYVY from the coding sequence ATGAATACAGATCCAATAGCGGATTACCTTACACGAGTAAGGAATGCCATTAAGGCCAACCACAGGGTTGTTGAAATTCCTGCATCGAACCTTAAGAAAGAAATTACTAAAGTTCTTTTTGATAAAGGTTATATTGCTAATTACAAATTTGAGGATGATGGAATTCAAGGCACAATCAAAATTGCTTTGAAATATAATCCAATTAGCAAAATCTCGGCTATTCGTACGTTGACACGTGTGAGTAAACCTGGTTTAAGAAAGTATGCAAGTGTTGAGACTATGCCTCGTGTTTTGAATGGTTTGGGTATTGCTGTCTTGTCAACTTCTAAAGGAGTTATGACAGACAAAGAGGCTCGCTTACAAAATGTTGGCGGTGAAGTTTTATGTTACGTTTATTAA